In Chitinophaga nivalis, a single genomic region encodes these proteins:
- the purD gene encoding phosphoribosylamine--glycine ligase, with protein sequence MNILLLGSGGREHALALKMSQSPLCEQLFIAPGNAGTALCGTNVNMGVSEFEKIKAFCLSNAVDLVVPGSEEALVNGIFDFFRADAALQHIPVMGPSKEGAQLEGSKSYGKLFMQRHQIPTAGYREFNADNYEEGVAYLQQHTLPIVLKADGLAAGKGVVILDNHADAVAEFEQMIKAAKFGDASKTVVVEEFLTGIELSVFALTDGHTYKILPEAKDYKRIGEGDLGLNTGGMGAVSPVPFADAAFMAKIEDRIIRPTINGLSQEGIPYNGFVFFGLINVAGEPFVIEYNCRMGDPETEVVMPRLQNDLLELFSAVAAGTLGEQTIYTDPRAAATVMLVSKGYPEAYEKNKVITGIPAPTRDQIVFHAGTRHEGETVLTNGGRVLAITSLAADLSLSLAHSVQTAEQIAFDGKVYRRDIGYEFI encoded by the coding sequence ATGAACATACTATTACTTGGAAGTGGTGGCCGGGAACACGCATTGGCCCTTAAAATGTCACAAAGCCCGTTATGTGAACAATTGTTTATTGCACCCGGAAATGCCGGAACCGCTTTATGTGGTACCAATGTAAACATGGGGGTGAGTGAATTTGAGAAAATCAAGGCATTTTGCCTGTCTAATGCAGTAGATTTGGTAGTGCCCGGTTCCGAAGAGGCGCTGGTAAACGGTATCTTTGATTTCTTCCGCGCAGATGCTGCGTTACAGCATATACCGGTCATGGGCCCATCCAAAGAAGGAGCGCAGCTGGAAGGCAGCAAGTCGTACGGCAAGCTGTTTATGCAGCGGCACCAGATTCCTACGGCAGGTTACCGGGAGTTTAATGCGGATAACTACGAAGAAGGGGTGGCCTATCTGCAACAGCATACTTTACCTATCGTGTTGAAAGCCGATGGACTGGCCGCTGGTAAAGGGGTGGTTATCCTGGATAATCATGCTGATGCTGTAGCAGAATTTGAGCAGATGATCAAAGCTGCCAAGTTCGGTGATGCGAGTAAAACGGTAGTAGTAGAAGAATTCCTCACAGGTATTGAACTGTCTGTATTTGCCCTCACTGATGGGCATACGTATAAAATATTACCCGAAGCAAAAGATTATAAAAGAATCGGCGAAGGCGACCTCGGATTAAATACCGGCGGCATGGGGGCAGTATCTCCTGTACCCTTTGCAGATGCGGCTTTTATGGCAAAAATAGAAGACCGGATTATCCGGCCAACGATCAATGGATTGTCGCAGGAAGGCATCCCGTATAACGGCTTTGTCTTTTTTGGCCTGATTAATGTAGCTGGGGAGCCTTTCGTGATTGAATACAACTGTCGCATGGGTGATCCGGAAACGGAAGTAGTAATGCCACGTTTACAGAATGACCTGTTGGAACTGTTTAGTGCAGTAGCAGCAGGTACACTCGGGGAACAAACCATTTATACCGATCCACGTGCAGCCGCTACCGTGATGCTGGTATCCAAAGGCTATCCGGAAGCATATGAGAAGAATAAGGTAATTACCGGTATTCCTGCTCCAACACGTGATCAGATTGTTTTTCACGCAGGTACCCGACACGAAGGTGAAACGGTGCTGACCAACGGAGGCCGCGTACTGGCCATTACATCCCTGGCAGCTGACCTGTCCCTGTCACTGGCGCATTCCGTGCAAACTGCTGAGCAGATTGCTTTTGACGGAAAAGTTTATCGCCGCGATATCGGATACGAATTCATCTAA